GGGCAACTACGCCAAGAGCGAGATCGAAGCTCTGTCCGATATGCTGGGCGCCATCGCCGCGGAGGCGGAGTGCTTGGCAATTGGCGACGACGTGCGCTTCATGAGCGACGTTGCACTGAGGCAGCAACAATGAGGCATTTGTTCGCTACGCCGCTCTACGAAGATTGTCTGGCGGATGAGGCGCTGCTCGCGGAGCTCGCACATTCCATCCGCAGCCTCGCCGAGGACGACGAGGCGGGGAAGCGCTGGAGCCGCGAACACGCCTACAAGGGCTACACCAGCTACGCATCGCTCGACGATTTGCCGAGCAGAGACCCGGCCTTCGCGGACCTTAAGCGCGCGCTCAACCGTCACGCTGCCGCCTTCGCCAAGGCGCTGGGTTGGGCGGTGAAGCCGAAGCTCGACAGCCTGTGGGTCAACATGCTGAGGGGCGACGGGCATCATGGCGCCCACATCCACCCGCACGCGATTCTGAGCGGCACGCTTTATGTCGAAACACCGAAGGGCAGCGGCCCAATCCGCTTCGAGGACCCGCGCCTTCCGATGATGATGGCGGCGCCGATGCGTGTCCCGGATGCGCCGGAGCAGCTCCGGCAGTTCGTTGATGTCGAGCCAGAGCCGGGCCTGCTTCTGATGTGGGAAAGCTGGCTGAGGCACGAGGTGAGACCGGGCAAGGGCCGTGGCGAGCGGCTGAGCGTCAGCTTCAATTTCGCGTAAGCGCGGGCTGTTCAGAGTAGAATTCGACCTGCATTCGCATCGGGCCGACCGGCTCCACCCAGTGAGTCTCCTGTGGGGCGATGAGGCCCGGCGAGTCCGCGCTCAGTTCCTGGGTCAGGCGACCGGGAAGGTGCAGCAGCAGCTTCCCTTCAAGCACCCGGACGATGCCCCACGCACCCGCCTTTGTGCGATGCTCCCGCCGCAACGCGTCAGGCAAAGACTGGGCGTCGAAGATTGGAGTGGTTCGATAAGGCTTCGTCATGCCGCCAGCCGGATTCCGCTTTGATGCGGCGGCGACGGCGCGATCCGCTCCTGATCGACCGGAAGCCCGGCGAGCTCGTTGGCGAAGCCGTGATTGACGTCGCGGTGGTGCGCCTCATCAGCCCGAACGACGAGCACCACGTCGCGCAGGGTCGCACCGTCAGGCAGGCCCCAGTAGCGCCGGGCGATTTCCGGTGCGGGCACGTTGGGCGAGCGGCCTTCGTCGATTTCCTTCAAATATAGAGTGTAGCTGAGCACCGCTTCCTCCTCAAAATAGCCGACGACACGGTGGGCGGTGCGGGCGCTCACGAGGTAGAGCGCGAAGAAGGCGACATAGAAAACCCATTGAACAGCGAGGATCACGAAACGCTCGAACACGCTTGGCTTGGCGACCTCGATGAACGTCATGAGATGCATCCGCTCATTTTCCGCTTCGTCCATCAGAGTACGGATCCAGCCCTTGTCGTCGCACATTCGGCGGAGGCATTGGAGGTGGTTGATGGTGGCGCCGACCATACCCGGGACCGCCGCGACCGTTTCGAGCACGATCGCGCGGTGCCCGTAACGCTTGGCGAAGAACGTGTCCGCGCAGAAACGCAGGGTCTTGGTGAAGCCGTAAGCGATACGGTCCGAAGCGCCCTTGGGCCGATGATGAACGCTGGAATCAACAAACGGGGCAGACATCTGACAACTCCTCTATGCGGCGGCGGCGGCGCGGGGTTCGGGCTTGAAGAACAGGCCGAGTTGCAGGCTCTCGGAAATACGCTCGGCCTTTGCGATGACGGCAGCCGCTTCGTCCGGATGAAGCTCTTCGCGGGCCGTGCACTTCCAGATCGCAATCCACCGCTCGAACATTCGCGGCTCGATCGACGCGACATGGCGCAGGTGCGCGGCCATCGGGCTGCCCTTGTAGCGGCCGCTGCAGTTCATGACGGAAGACCAGAACGCGCCAAGCTTTCGAAGGTGCTCGGGCCAGTCCTGAACGGCCGAATTGAACAGCGGGCCGATCGACTCGTCGGAGCGAACCTTCGCGTAAAAGCGGCCAACGAGCCGCTGGAGATCATCGTCCGCAATCATAGATTCACCATCGCGACGATGCCGATGCAGAGCACGGCGAAG
The window above is part of the Sphingomonas sp. HDW15A genome. Proteins encoded here:
- a CDS encoding TIGR02466 family protein — translated: MRHLFATPLYEDCLADEALLAELAHSIRSLAEDDEAGKRWSREHAYKGYTSYASLDDLPSRDPAFADLKRALNRHAAAFAKALGWAVKPKLDSLWVNMLRGDGHHGAHIHPHAILSGTLYVETPKGSGPIRFEDPRLPMMMAAPMRVPDAPEQLRQFVDVEPEPGLLLMWESWLRHEVRPGKGRGERLSVSFNFA
- a CDS encoding DUF1971 domain-containing protein, translated to MTKPYRTTPIFDAQSLPDALRREHRTKAGAWGIVRVLEGKLLLHLPGRLTQELSADSPGLIAPQETHWVEPVGPMRMQVEFYSEQPALTRN
- a CDS encoding alternative oxidase, yielding MSAPFVDSSVHHRPKGASDRIAYGFTKTLRFCADTFFAKRYGHRAIVLETVAAVPGMVGATINHLQCLRRMCDDKGWIRTLMDEAENERMHLMTFIEVAKPSVFERFVILAVQWVFYVAFFALYLVSARTAHRVVGYFEEEAVLSYTLYLKEIDEGRSPNVPAPEIARRYWGLPDGATLRDVVLVVRADEAHHRDVNHGFANELAGLPVDQERIAPSPPHQSGIRLAA
- a CDS encoding group III truncated hemoglobin translates to MIADDDLQRLVGRFYAKVRSDESIGPLFNSAVQDWPEHLRKLGAFWSSVMNCSGRYKGSPMAAHLRHVASIEPRMFERWIAIWKCTAREELHPDEAAAVIAKAERISESLQLGLFFKPEPRAAAAA